A stretch of Comamonadaceae bacterium M7527 DNA encodes these proteins:
- a CDS encoding Lin0512 family protein, whose amino-acid sequence MADQTPTEKRIILEMGSGNDLYGLDYTKAAIRAVNDALHHSSIVLFRSLGYDHQTMRVQVTIGVQQPALVDCDEVAKALPRGRAEVTAVFGGLDVVDPEQGTTHVIATAAVEAFLAIDASQWRLS is encoded by the coding sequence ATGGCTGATCAAACCCCCACTGAAAAGCGCATCATCCTGGAGATGGGGTCGGGCAACGATCTTTACGGCTTGGACTACACCAAGGCGGCGATCCGCGCGGTCAACGACGCCTTGCATCACTCGTCGATTGTGCTGTTCCGGTCCCTGGGCTATGACCATCAAACCATGCGCGTACAAGTGACTATTGGCGTGCAACAACCCGCGTTGGTGGACTGTGATGAGGTGGCCAAAGCGTTGCCGCGCGGACGCGCAGAGGTCACAGCGGTTTTTGGCGGCCTGGATGTGGTGGACCCCGAGCAGGGGACCACACACGTTATTGCAACCGCGGCGGTCGAAGCCTTCTTGGCTATAGACGCATCGCAGTGGCGACTCAGTTGA
- a CDS encoding cupin domain-containing protein gives MVLKVVDFSAQCDTWEARRLADVPDRVVSGDPQHRSVGRYSNPSGDLIAGTWTSTPGKWHAFTDRDEFCTILSGHVRLIAEDGSAQEFRAGDSFLIPNGFRGFWEVVETTTKHYVIRDYS, from the coding sequence ATGGTTTTAAAAGTCGTCGATTTTTCAGCCCAGTGCGATACGTGGGAAGCGCGTCGCCTGGCTGATGTACCTGACCGGGTGGTTTCGGGTGACCCCCAGCACCGCTCGGTTGGGCGGTACAGCAACCCCAGCGGTGACCTGATTGCCGGCACGTGGACAAGTACGCCGGGCAAGTGGCACGCGTTCACCGATCGTGATGAGTTCTGCACCATCTTGTCTGGCCATGTTCGGCTGATTGCCGAGGATGGCTCGGCTCAGGAATTCCGGGCGGGTGACAGTTTCCTCATCCCCAATGGCTTTCGCGGCTTTTGGGAGGTTGTCGAGACCACCACAAAGCACTACGTCATTCGCGATTACAGTTGA
- a CDS encoding AAA family ATPase gives MQVPDQSFSARELFGLDTDFRVNGFTAGMDLVPPVDPAYQFQPEVTQAILAGFMHNKRVLVQGLHGSGKSSHIEQVAARLNWPCMRVNLDGHITRLDLVGKDTIVMQDGHQVTKFQEGILPWCMRKPIALILDEYDAGRPDVMFVIQRVLEREGSFTLMEQNRTLHPHKAFRLFATANTVGQGNVQGLYHGVQQINQAQMDRWNLVVALNYLPPEKELAILTAQVPSLAQGEGLRIANAMIAMANLTRQSHAMGDLSVLMSPRTLINWGENAALFQDRVLAFKLSYLNKCEPSEHPLIAELYQRCFAENLPLADTHAAPRA, from the coding sequence ATGCAAGTGCCCGATCAATCATTTTCAGCACGCGAGTTATTTGGTTTAGACACCGACTTTCGCGTCAACGGCTTCACCGCTGGTATGGACTTGGTTCCACCGGTTGACCCCGCCTATCAATTTCAGCCCGAGGTGACGCAGGCTATTTTGGCGGGCTTTATGCACAACAAACGCGTGTTGGTGCAAGGCTTGCACGGCAGTGGCAAGTCATCACACATAGAGCAGGTGGCCGCGCGATTGAACTGGCCTTGCATGCGTGTGAACCTGGATGGACACATCACCCGCCTTGATTTGGTGGGCAAAGACACCATAGTGATGCAAGACGGTCACCAAGTCACCAAATTTCAAGAAGGCATTTTGCCGTGGTGTATGCGCAAGCCCATTGCGCTCATCCTGGACGAGTACGATGCAGGCCGCCCCGATGTCATGTTTGTGATCCAGCGTGTGCTGGAGCGTGAAGGCTCGTTCACCCTGATGGAGCAAAACCGCACGCTGCATCCACACAAGGCTTTCCGCTTGTTTGCCACAGCCAACACAGTGGGTCAAGGCAATGTGCAAGGGCTTTACCACGGCGTGCAGCAAATCAACCAGGCGCAGATGGACCGTTGGAATCTGGTGGTCGCACTGAACTACCTGCCGCCAGAAAAAGAGCTGGCCATTTTGACCGCTCAAGTCCCCAGCCTCGCTCAGGGCGAGGGCCTGCGCATTGCCAACGCGATGATTGCAATGGCCAATCTCACACGCCAAAGCCATGCCATGGGAGACTTGTCCGTGCTGATGTCGCCGCGTACCCTTATCAACTGGGGTGAAAATGCAGCGCTTTTCCAAGACCGCGTGCTGGCTTTCAAGTTGTCTTATCTCAACAAGTGTGAGCCCAGCGAGCACCCCCTGATAGCCGAGCTGTACCAGCGCTGCTTTGCTGAAAATCTGCCGCTTGCCGATACGCACGCGGCGCCACGCGCTTGA
- a CDS encoding TRAP transporter small permease subunit, whose protein sequence is MSVKRQALALIDNAETLFCEVLLALFVVLLFIQILARQLFGYSIAWSEELSTYMFVWFAYLGAVVAAKKSAHNRVTFHFAFMPKIVGKALLTFRSAVGRFQLVFRLPQLRLCVQSDEPFLESPNTGRTHEVHLHDLADCLHIDVHPNSLESLRECLPWRRTTGS, encoded by the coding sequence ATGTCAGTCAAGCGTCAAGCACTCGCCCTTATCGACAACGCCGAGACCCTCTTTTGCGAGGTCTTACTCGCGTTGTTTGTGGTCTTGCTGTTTATTCAAATATTGGCTCGTCAGTTGTTTGGCTACTCCATCGCGTGGAGTGAAGAGCTGTCCACTTATATGTTTGTCTGGTTCGCCTACCTGGGCGCCGTCGTCGCCGCAAAGAAGTCGGCACACAACCGGGTGACTTTCCACTTTGCCTTTATGCCCAAAATTGTGGGCAAGGCGCTGCTGACGTTCAGATCTGCTGTGGGTCGGTTTCAACTTGTATTTCGTCTACCTCAGCTACGACTTTGTGTTCAATCGGATGAACCTTTTTTGGAAAGCCCAAACACTGGGCGTACCCATGAAGTACATCTACATGATCTTGCCGATTGCCTTCACATTGATGTCCATCCGAATTCTCTGGAATCTCTACGTGAGTGTCTTCCGTGGCGAAGAACTACTGGATCCTGA
- a CDS encoding IclR family transcriptional regulator produces the protein MKTPNKLITQSVVTPKVTALDNDKPTMRQFALLEALAKMDRFATLQTLVEETGLPKPTVHRMLQQLEMAGMVQRDGDGRQYTTGLRLRQMAETVLLNNTVHGARHLVLRRLVEEVGETCNLTAFNGSEVVYLDRVETPAPLRFYLQAGSVVPAHCSATGKLFLAQMTPSQRRRLLGQVSLERFTPKTITDLEAIEAEIATVKRDGVGYDREEYLPGLICVAVLVPSTNRASNLGLAIQAPSMRLTQPRVEAAIPALQRAASALQAIEEQAASGPDLNNQSA, from the coding sequence ATGAAAACACCAAACAAGCTCATCACCCAGTCGGTTGTGACGCCCAAGGTCACCGCTTTGGACAACGACAAGCCGACCATGCGCCAATTTGCGTTGTTGGAGGCCTTGGCCAAAATGGACAGGTTTGCCACCTTGCAAACATTGGTGGAAGAAACAGGTTTGCCCAAGCCTACTGTTCACCGCATGTTGCAACAGTTGGAGATGGCGGGCATGGTGCAGCGTGACGGCGATGGTCGCCAATACACCACCGGCTTGCGCCTGCGTCAAATGGCCGAGACGGTGTTGCTCAACAACACCGTTCACGGTGCGCGTCATCTGGTGTTGCGCCGTTTGGTAGAGGAGGTTGGAGAGACTTGCAACCTCACTGCCTTCAACGGCTCCGAGGTGGTGTATCTGGACCGCGTTGAAACGCCCGCACCGCTGCGTTTTTATCTACAAGCGGGTTCGGTTGTGCCGGCGCATTGTTCGGCCACCGGCAAGTTGTTTTTGGCACAGATGACACCCAGCCAGCGGCGTCGCCTTCTGGGGCAGGTGTCCCTGGAGCGCTTCACGCCCAAAACCATCACCGACCTGGAGGCCATTGAGGCCGAGATCGCCACCGTCAAACGTGATGGCGTGGGCTACGACCGCGAGGAGTACCTGCCCGGCCTTATTTGTGTGGCCGTGTTGGTGCCCAGTACGAACCGGGCATCGAACTTGGGGCTTGCCATTCAGGCCCCCAGCATGCGCCTGACCCAACCGCGTGTCGAGGCTGCGATTCCTGCGCTGCAGCGCGCGGCATCAGCCTTGCAGGCCATTGAAGAGCAAGCTGCGAGCGGCCCAGATTTGAATAACCAGTCGGCATAA
- a CDS encoding Lin0512 family protein, with translation MAKKRVVTQFGMGTSIRSLNYTEACARAIRDALWHNSLNVADAFGFDREAMLIDVEVAVQRPDLVDASVLQGIFPYGQPHITVVKGGLDIPRRDKPGTSVVANAAIMVSFDMEAAHG, from the coding sequence ATGGCAAAAAAACGCGTCGTCACGCAATTCGGAATGGGCACGTCCATACGTAGCCTCAATTACACAGAAGCCTGCGCGCGAGCCATACGTGATGCGCTGTGGCACAACTCCCTCAACGTGGCCGATGCGTTCGGCTTTGACCGTGAGGCCATGTTGATTGACGTCGAGGTTGCTGTGCAGCGCCCAGACCTGGTGGACGCCAGTGTCTTGCAAGGTATTTTTCCCTACGGTCAACCGCATATCACCGTGGTCAAAGGTGGGCTGGACATACCGCGGCGCGACAAGCCAGGCACCAGTGTCGTGGCCAATGCCGCCATCATGGTCTCGTTTGATATGGAGGCAGCGCATGGCTGA
- a CDS encoding putative sulfate exporter family transporter, producing MHIRSKFGALLQGSGLASWSKGLALSAVVALAATFVADHYGGPKYLYALLMGMAFHHLSQVDGYSAGIEFAAKKLVRFGVALLGLRILLSDLQDLGWGGVFALISGLLLTVAFGMWMAKRLALPRSLGLLSGGGTAICGISATLALSATMPQSKEVEEMTLLTAIGIAAFSTVAMVLYPVLVVTLPLSQAEAGLFLGGSIHDVAQVVGAGYIISPDVADSATLAKMFRVSMLMPMVMVFSLAFSGARHNASDTDKPTKKAGLIPGFLVVFVVLAVLNNTVALPKPAVGFLSDLSGWCLVISIAALGVKTSLDKLSALGWRPIILLASESLFIASWMLGMVLLMRQFN from the coding sequence ATGCACATCCGCTCCAAATTCGGTGCGCTGCTTCAAGGCAGCGGTCTCGCTTCTTGGTCAAAAGGCCTTGCGCTCAGCGCGGTCGTCGCTTTGGCTGCAACCTTTGTCGCTGATCACTACGGCGGCCCCAAGTACCTCTACGCCCTGCTGATGGGCATGGCTTTCCACCACCTCAGCCAAGTCGATGGCTACAGCGCGGGCATTGAATTCGCCGCCAAGAAACTGGTTCGCTTCGGCGTTGCGTTGCTGGGCTTGCGCATATTGCTCAGTGATTTGCAAGACTTGGGATGGGGTGGTGTGTTCGCACTCATCAGTGGCTTGTTGCTAACCGTTGCATTTGGCATGTGGATGGCCAAGCGCCTGGCCCTCCCACGCAGTTTGGGTTTGCTGTCTGGTGGCGGTACGGCTATCTGTGGTATCTCGGCGACATTGGCGCTATCCGCCACCATGCCCCAAAGCAAAGAAGTCGAGGAAATGACGCTGCTCACGGCGATTGGCATCGCTGCCTTTTCAACTGTTGCCATGGTGTTGTACCCGGTCTTGGTGGTGACCCTACCACTCAGCCAGGCAGAGGCGGGGTTGTTTTTAGGTGGTTCCATCCATGACGTGGCGCAAGTGGTGGGCGCGGGCTACATCATTTCGCCCGATGTCGCGGACTCAGCCACCTTGGCCAAAATGTTCCGCGTGTCCATGTTGATGCCTATGGTGATGGTGTTTTCGCTGGCTTTCAGCGGCGCCCGTCACAATGCCAGTGACACCGACAAGCCCACTAAAAAAGCGGGCTTGATACCCGGCTTTCTGGTGGTGTTTGTTGTATTGGCCGTGTTGAACAACACGGTTGCATTACCCAAACCAGCCGTTGGCTTTTTAAGCGACCTGTCTGGCTGGTGCCTGGTGATTTCCATCGCGGCCCTGGGCGTGAAGACGTCGCTGGACAAATTGTCGGCACTTGGCTGGCGCCCCATTATTTTGCTGGCCAGCGAATCGCTGTTCATCGCCAGCTGGATGCTGGGCATGGTGCTGTTGATGCGTCAGTTCAACTGA
- the dctP gene encoding TRAP transporter substrate-binding protein DctP, producing MILKKTAVLSLFAASLALTSASAMAATFKVAIGDAEGSAQWVMASKFKETFEAKTGGKHKADLFPNEQLGGEETTVNSASMGTLDFSVLAVNNITPFSPTVGILTLPYVIQSAAEAKTLVTGEVGQELTANTIRDAGVRIVGWSFTGFRVLTNSKKPVKTLADLKGLKIRVPKNEIMIASYQAWGINPTPMAWGETFTALQQRVVDGQDNPYITVNSMKFNEVQKYITNIRYVFSLEPIIVGEAMFQKQSADTQKAILEAGKEATNYSYDYLLKTEDRIRKELVAKGMEISDPADGEKEWIAKATTAVWPKFYKSIGGKEKLDRVAKILGR from the coding sequence ATGATTTTGAAAAAAACCGCAGTTTTGTCGCTGTTCGCAGCATCTTTGGCCCTCACCAGCGCTAGCGCAATGGCCGCAACATTCAAAGTCGCCATCGGCGATGCAGAAGGCAGTGCCCAATGGGTCATGGCCAGCAAGTTCAAAGAGACTTTCGAAGCCAAAACAGGCGGCAAGCACAAGGCTGACCTGTTCCCCAACGAGCAGCTGGGCGGCGAAGAAACCACTGTCAACAGCGCCAGCATGGGCACACTTGACTTCTCAGTTCTGGCTGTGAACAACATCACGCCTTTCTCACCAACAGTGGGTATCCTGACATTGCCCTACGTGATTCAAAGCGCCGCTGAAGCCAAGACTTTGGTTACCGGCGAAGTGGGTCAAGAGCTGACCGCAAACACCATTCGCGATGCAGGCGTTCGTATCGTGGGCTGGTCCTTCACTGGTTTCCGCGTTTTGACCAATTCAAAGAAGCCTGTCAAGACATTGGCTGATCTGAAGGGTTTGAAGATCCGCGTTCCCAAGAACGAGATCATGATCGCGTCTTACCAGGCATGGGGCATCAACCCAACGCCAATGGCCTGGGGCGAGACTTTTACCGCTTTGCAACAGCGCGTTGTCGACGGTCAGGACAACCCCTACATCACCGTTAACTCCATGAAGTTCAACGAAGTCCAGAAGTACATCACGAACATCCGTTACGTGTTCTCACTGGAGCCCATCATTGTTGGCGAAGCCATGTTCCAGAAGCAGTCTGCTGATACGCAAAAAGCAATTTTGGAAGCTGGCAAGGAAGCCACCAACTACAGCTACGACTACTTGTTGAAGACAGAAGACCGTATCCGTAAGGAACTGGTTGCCAAGGGCATGGAAATCTCTGACCCCGCTGACGGCGAGAAAGAGTGGATTGCGAAGGCAACGACCGCTGTGTGGCCTAAGTTCTACAAGAGCATTGGTGGCAAAGAGAAGCTGGATCGCGTTGCGAAAATCTTGGGTCGTTAA
- a CDS encoding nuclear transport factor 2 family protein gives MTVQDNNVSAQALADFAQAWNDHNLEALMSFMHEDCVFHAVAGPDLMGRTFKGTAEVREGFKAAWQNFPDAAWLDAVHFVVGERGVSESTFAGTKADGSRIEARMVDVFTFKDGKILVKNAFRKDRPAIAT, from the coding sequence ATGACAGTTCAGGACAACAACGTGAGCGCCCAGGCCCTGGCAGACTTTGCCCAAGCCTGGAACGACCACAACTTAGAGGCACTGATGAGCTTCATGCACGAAGACTGCGTGTTCCATGCCGTCGCCGGTCCAGACCTCATGGGGCGTACCTTCAAAGGCACGGCAGAGGTTCGCGAAGGCTTTAAGGCCGCATGGCAAAACTTCCCCGATGCCGCCTGGCTGGACGCAGTCCACTTCGTCGTTGGCGAGCGTGGTGTATCAGAGTCCACATTTGCCGGCACCAAGGCTGATGGCTCACGCATTGAGGCCCGCATGGTCGACGTCTTTACCTTTAAAGACGGCAAGATTTTGGTGAAGAATGCCTTCCGCAAAGACCGCCCAGCGATTGCCACGTAA